One window of Nocardia nova SH22a genomic DNA carries:
- a CDS encoding DUF2017 domain-containing protein — translation MRKWSRKNSLSGLKLRSEMDPREADVLRSLVGAVTGLLTDRAGSAPEDDLAALTGLRTGNSTPPEDPRLARLLPEFHRKEPGSPDADRADLNSALRSLHEPGIIDAKVAAGTVVLETLPERGGKIVLTPEQADAWLNALNDVRLALGTALGIDADTPDQLDPDDPRAPHLDVYHWLTWMQDSLLHALAP, via the coding sequence GTGCGCAAGTGGAGCAGGAAGAACTCGCTGAGCGGGCTCAAGCTGCGGTCGGAGATGGACCCCCGGGAAGCGGATGTGCTGCGTTCGCTGGTCGGCGCGGTCACCGGACTGCTCACCGATCGAGCCGGCTCGGCCCCCGAAGACGACCTCGCGGCGCTGACCGGCCTCCGGACCGGTAACAGCACCCCGCCCGAGGACCCCCGGCTGGCCCGGTTGCTGCCCGAATTCCACCGCAAGGAGCCCGGCTCGCCGGACGCCGATCGCGCCGATCTCAACAGCGCCCTGCGCAGTCTGCACGAACCCGGCATCATCGACGCCAAGGTCGCCGCGGGCACCGTGGTTCTCGAGACGCTGCCCGAGCGCGGCGGGAAGATCGTCCTCACCCCCGAGCAGGCCGACGCCTGGCTCAACGCCCTCAACGACGTGCGCCTGGCGCTGGGCACCGCACTGGGGATCGACGCCGACACGCCCGATCAACTCGACCCCGACGACCCTCGCGCGCCGCACCTGGACGTCTACCACTGGCTGACCTGGATGCAGGACTCCCTGCTGCACGCACTGGCCCCCTGA
- a CDS encoding P1 family peptidase codes for MNSTVGQNDSITDVSGVLVGHHHRLDPGATLGSGAATGCTVVRAPGGATASVDVRGGGPGTRETDLLDPGNTVRQVHAVLLTGGSAYGLAAADGVMRWLEEHGEGIPMDPADPARVVPIVPGAVIFDLPVGAWDIRPDAEFGYRAAESASVSVERGSVGAGVGARAGSIKGGIGTASVRFTEGAAAGHTVGALMVANPVGSVFDPRTGLPWGAGTDGADHFGLTPPSAEALARANALPVKGTVLNTTIGVVATDAALDPAGCHRLATTAHDGLARAIRPAHSPLDGDTIFALATGAVRQETNIPLPPAFPPDLLLLDELCTAAAVCVERAIVDAVLRARAVAGIPSYRELFDR; via the coding sequence ATGAATTCCACTGTGGGACAGAATGATTCGATCACCGATGTGTCGGGTGTGCTGGTCGGTCATCACCACCGGCTCGATCCCGGCGCCACCCTCGGCTCCGGCGCCGCGACCGGGTGCACCGTCGTCCGGGCGCCCGGCGGCGCGACGGCCTCGGTCGATGTGCGCGGCGGGGGACCGGGTACCCGCGAGACCGATCTGCTCGACCCCGGCAACACCGTGCGGCAGGTGCACGCGGTGCTGCTCACCGGCGGCAGCGCCTACGGACTGGCCGCCGCCGACGGGGTGATGCGCTGGCTGGAGGAACACGGCGAGGGCATCCCGATGGATCCGGCCGATCCGGCGCGAGTGGTGCCGATCGTGCCCGGTGCGGTGATCTTCGATCTGCCGGTCGGGGCCTGGGACATCCGCCCGGATGCCGAATTCGGTTACCGTGCAGCGGAATCGGCGAGTGTGAGTGTCGAGCGCGGCAGCGTCGGCGCCGGAGTGGGCGCTCGCGCCGGATCGATCAAGGGCGGAATCGGCACGGCCAGTGTGCGTTTCACCGAGGGCGCCGCCGCGGGCCACACCGTGGGCGCGCTGATGGTCGCCAATCCGGTCGGTTCGGTCTTCGATCCCCGGACCGGACTGCCGTGGGGCGCGGGCACCGACGGCGCGGACCACTTCGGCCTGACACCGCCGAGCGCCGAGGCGCTGGCCAGGGCGAACGCACTACCGGTGAAGGGTACGGTCCTCAACACCACGATCGGAGTGGTTGCCACCGACGCCGCATTGGATCCGGCGGGCTGCCACCGCCTGGCCACCACCGCGCACGACGGGCTGGCCCGCGCGATCCGTCCCGCGCATTCCCCGCTCGACGGCGACACGATCTTCGCCCTCGCCACCGGCGCGGTGCGGCAAGAGACGAATATTCCACTGCCACCGGCCTTTCCGCCGGATCTGCTGCTGCTCGACGAACTGTGCACGGCGGCCGCGGTCTGTGTGGAGCGCGCGATCGTGGACGCGGTGCTGCGAGCGCGGGCGGTCGCGGGCATCCCGTCCTATCGCGAACTGTTCGATCGCTGA
- a CDS encoding Mov34/MPN/PAD-1 family protein, giving the protein MLVIRADLVDAMVAHARADHPDEACGVIAGAEGSDRPQRFVAMINAERSPTFYRFDSGEQLKVWREMDDRDEEPVVIYHSHTATEAYPSRTDISYASEPNAHYVLVSTRDPQEHELRSYRILDGEVTEEPVQIVSAYPED; this is encoded by the coding sequence GTGCTGGTGATCAGGGCCGATCTCGTGGACGCGATGGTCGCGCACGCCCGTGCCGATCATCCCGACGAGGCGTGTGGTGTGATCGCCGGTGCCGAGGGCTCGGATCGTCCGCAACGATTCGTGGCGATGATCAATGCCGAGCGTTCGCCCACCTTCTATCGGTTCGACTCCGGCGAACAGCTGAAGGTCTGGCGCGAGATGGACGATCGCGACGAGGAGCCGGTGGTGATCTACCACTCGCACACCGCCACCGAGGCCTACCCCAGTCGCACCGACATCTCGTACGCCTCCGAGCCCAACGCCCACTACGTGCTGGTGTCCACCCGCGACCCGCAGGAGCACGAACTGCGCAGCTACCGGATTCTCGACGGTGAGGTCACCGAGGAACCCGTTCAGATCGTATCCGCCTACCCCGAGGACTGA